One segment of Danaus plexippus chromosome 10, MEX_DaPlex, whole genome shotgun sequence DNA contains the following:
- the LOC116766968 gene encoding RYamide receptor-like: protein MMDTNVTIDDDLSCLNGSLILNDTRNNYTLPLGMVCILEPEPEDYLSSSIFQTCVYIMYGVVFIVALLGNGLVCCVVQSSPRMKTVTNYFILNLAVGDILMTLFCVPFSFVSMLILRYWPFGGVMCKVVNYSQAVSVLVSAYTLLAISIDRYFVITRPLRPRLGKTAAKLVMSAVWLGALATAAPILVVSQLQKPSLWHQVCELDICSEKWEDVKQSEQYTSALLILQFALPLMALVCTYGRIACVVWGVKPPGEAESVRDSRMQHSKLKMVKMMITVVAVFTVCWLPLNIFLMLWSAHENDEEWGKWPGMPLVWFVSHWLAMSHSCYNPIIYGYMNVRYRNGFRQVLERILKYNQNERSRSCPRTSICEGIPLSEMVAINGSMRHRSISRCKCKIRSPFMSTEERKCSCSSIFQYKTSTASKLTPPAQALSVLSH, encoded by the exons atGATGGATACGAATGTCACGATAGACGATGATCTTTCATGCCTTAATGGTTCTCTCATATTGAATGACACTAGGAACAACTATACATTACCACTTGGTATGGTCTGCATTTTAGAACCAGAACCAGAAGATTACTTATCCTCTAGCATCTTCCAAACTTGCGTCTATATAATGTATGGAGTTGTCTTTATTGTTGCATTGCTAGGCAATGGACTGGTGTGTTGTGTTGTGCAATCTTCTCCTCGCATGAAAACTGtaacaaactattttatattaaacctaGCTGTGGGTGATATACTGATGACATTATTTTGTGTGCCATTTTCTTTCGTTTCGATGCTCATTTTACGATATTGGCCATTTGGTGGAGTGATGTGTAAGGTTGTTAATTATTCTCAAGCTGTATCAGTGTTGGTTAGTGCCTACACGCTGCTCGCTATATCGATTGATAGATATTTTGTGATTACTCGTCCTCTTCGACCTCGGTTAGGAAAGACCGCAGCTAAGCTTGTTATGAGTGCAGTCTGGTTAGGTGCCCTCGCGACTGCGGCGCCGATACTGGTTGTCTCTCAATTACAAAAACCTTCATTATGGCATCAAGTCTGCGAACT TGATATATGTAGCGAGAAATGGGAGGATGTGAAGCAAAGCGAGCAGTATACTAGTGCATTGCTGATCTTGCAATTCGCGTTACCTCTCATGGCCTTAGTGTGTACATACGGTCGAATTGCTTGTGTGGTATGGGGAGTTAAGCCTCCAGGAGAAGCTGAAAGTGTCAGGGATTCAAGAATGCAGCACTCCAAGCTGAAG atGGTTAAAATGATGATAACAGTGGTCGCAGTTTTTACAGTATGTTGGTTGCcacttaacatttttcta ATGCTGTGGTCGGCACATGAAAATGACGAAGAATGGGGCAAATGGCCAGGAATGCCACTGGTATGGTTCGTCAGCCATTGGTTAGCCATGTCTCATTCCTGTTACAACCCCATCATATATGGCTATATGAACGTGAGATACCGCAACGGTTTTAGACAG GTGCTGGAGAGAATtctgaaatataatcaaaatgagAGGAGTCGCTCCTGCCCTCGTACCAGTATTTGCGAAGGGATACCGCTGTCtg AAATGGTAGCAATAAATGGCTCCATGAGACACAGGAGTATTAGTAGATGCAAATGCAAGATACGAAGTCCGTTTATGAGTACGGAAGAAAGGAAATGCTCTTGTTCatcaatatttcaatacaaaacttCTACAGCTTCAAAACTGACGCCTCCAGCTCAAGCGCTGTCTGTTCTATCCCATTAA